Proteins encoded in a region of the Niveispirillum cyanobacteriorum genome:
- a CDS encoding MFS transporter gives MSLSSPPDPGPKREADARAWYAIVIFALAAVLSYTDRLILNLLVAPIRSEMAITDTQVSFLQGAAFAIIYAFAGLPMGRHADRHGRRNLVLAGIGLWSLATALCGLAQSYGQLFGARILVGIGEAALAPAVLSMVPDLFPPHRRGTAVAIFIGGMVMGAGMATLVGGILIDVFSLGALSGLAQSAGVAPWRAVLLTLGLAGVVLALLVSTIPEPTRRDSLGADVKPGLDTLRRYLVDNRWAFGLLLGGLTLTQIVDYGANSWTPSLLMRVHDFTPSETGTALGSILIGVAGLGTIVGGMLADFLEARGHSTAKPMVAAAAVSLGVPCLLFGVMPGVGLTLVLFTAYAFLLAIGAGVGIAAILDLVPSELRGMTTAVQAFAYTAFGLGVGPTLVAVTTDHVFADPLAVGLSISVTGIPLLALSALAMWRSLPHYRNVRQRLADAANI, from the coding sequence ATGTCCTTATCATCGCCGCCCGATCCGGGACCCAAGCGGGAAGCCGATGCCCGCGCCTGGTACGCTATCGTCATCTTCGCATTGGCCGCCGTTCTTTCCTATACAGACCGTCTGATCCTGAACCTGCTGGTCGCCCCGATCCGATCGGAAATGGCGATCACCGATACGCAGGTGAGTTTCCTTCAAGGCGCCGCCTTCGCCATCATCTATGCTTTTGCCGGCCTGCCCATGGGCCGCCATGCCGACCGGCATGGGCGGCGCAACCTGGTCCTGGCCGGCATCGGCCTGTGGAGCTTGGCGACCGCGCTGTGCGGTCTAGCCCAATCCTATGGGCAGCTGTTCGGCGCCCGTATCCTGGTGGGGATCGGCGAAGCGGCCCTGGCGCCCGCCGTGCTGTCCATGGTGCCCGACCTGTTCCCCCCACACCGTCGCGGGACGGCGGTCGCGATCTTTATCGGTGGCATGGTGATGGGGGCCGGCATGGCGACGCTGGTCGGCGGCATACTGATCGATGTGTTCAGCCTGGGTGCCCTGTCCGGTCTGGCGCAATCCGCCGGCGTGGCGCCCTGGCGGGCCGTGCTGTTGACCCTGGGGCTGGCCGGTGTCGTGCTGGCGCTACTGGTCAGCACCATTCCGGAACCAACACGGCGGGACAGCCTGGGCGCTGACGTGAAGCCGGGGCTGGACACGCTGCGCCGCTATCTGGTTGATAATCGTTGGGCATTCGGTCTGCTGCTGGGCGGACTGACCCTGACCCAGATTGTCGATTACGGGGCCAATAGTTGGACGCCGTCGCTGCTGATGCGGGTACATGACTTCACCCCATCAGAGACGGGGACGGCGCTGGGCTCCATCCTGATCGGTGTGGCCGGGCTGGGCACCATTGTCGGCGGCATGCTGGCCGATTTCCTGGAGGCACGCGGCCATTCTACGGCCAAGCCCATGGTCGCCGCCGCCGCCGTCAGCCTGGGCGTACCCTGCCTGCTGTTCGGGGTCATGCCGGGAGTGGGGCTGACACTGGTCCTGTTCACGGCCTATGCCTTCCTGCTGGCCATCGGGGCGGGGGTCGGCATCGCCGCCATCCTGGATCTGGTGCCGTCGGAACTGCGCGGCATGACGACGGCAGTGCAGGCCTTTGCATATACGGCCTTCGGACTGGGGGTAGGACCGACCTTGGTGGCGGTCACCACCGACCATGTCTTTGCCGATCCGCTGGCGGTCGGCCTGTCGATCAGCGTAACCGGCATCCCGTTGCTGGCGCTGTCAGCGCTCGCCATGTGGCGGTCGCTGCCCCATTACCGCAATGTGCGCCAACGGTTGGCCGACGCGGCAAATATTTGA
- a CDS encoding fumarylacetoacetate hydrolase family protein: protein MKLASLDLDGRDGRLVVVSRDLSRAVAATGIAETLQAALDDWAVVQPRLLDLSAALEAGTAPDAFAFDPAKALAPLPRAWQWLDGSAFHAHGELMAKVFGITNPQHDKPLMYQGMSHRFIAPTAHVPFPTEADGIDFEGEFAVVTGDVPMGTDAVTARSHIRLIMLVNDWSLRVPGRAEMETGFGWVQAKPACSAAPIAVTPGELGESWADGRIHLNLLVDWNGERFGAANGGAMGFCFGQLIAHAARTRDLCAGTIVGSGTVSNENYRQVGSSCIAERRGIEMLDEGAARTGFLRFGDRVRMEVLRDGQSVFGAIDQEVVKG from the coding sequence ATGAAGCTCGCAAGCCTTGACCTTGATGGCCGTGACGGGCGGCTGGTGGTGGTTTCCCGTGATTTGAGCCGCGCCGTCGCCGCGACGGGCATCGCGGAAACCCTGCAGGCTGCCCTTGATGACTGGGCGGTGGTGCAACCGAGGCTGTTGGACTTGTCAGCAGCGCTGGAGGCCGGAACTGCCCCGGATGCCTTTGCCTTTGATCCTGCTAAGGCCCTGGCACCGCTGCCGCGTGCTTGGCAATGGCTGGATGGATCGGCCTTCCATGCGCATGGCGAACTGATGGCGAAGGTGTTTGGCATCACCAACCCACAGCATGACAAGCCCCTGATGTATCAGGGCATGTCCCACCGCTTCATCGCCCCGACGGCGCATGTGCCCTTTCCCACAGAAGCCGACGGCATCGATTTTGAGGGGGAGTTCGCGGTGGTGACTGGTGATGTTCCCATGGGAACTGATGCCGTCACTGCACGCAGCCATATCCGGCTTATAATGCTGGTCAATGACTGGTCGCTTCGTGTCCCAGGCCGAGCGGAAATGGAGACGGGCTTCGGCTGGGTCCAGGCAAAACCCGCCTGTTCGGCGGCCCCCATTGCCGTAACGCCTGGTGAGCTGGGAGAAAGCTGGGCCGATGGCCGTATCCATCTGAACCTGCTCGTCGACTGGAACGGAGAACGTTTCGGGGCGGCCAATGGCGGGGCCATGGGTTTCTGCTTCGGGCAACTGATCGCCCATGCCGCCCGTACCCGCGACCTGTGTGCCGGCACCATCGTCGGCTCGGGCACGGTATCGAACGAGAATTACCGACAGGTCGGGTCCAGTTGCATCGCCGAACGGCGCGGGATTGAGATGCTGGATGAAGGTGCCGCCCGCACCGGCTTCCTGCGCTTCGGTGACCGGGTGCGGATGGAGGTGCTGCGTGACGGGCAAAGCGTCTTTGGCGCCATTGACCAGGAGGTCGTGAAGGGCTGA